ACAGAGGATGAGATATCCTTAAATTGCTTTAAGAACAcaggatcctacatttcccatgatgcagtTCAGATGCGTGTTTCCTGAGCCCCATGTAATACAcagtttttgttaaatttttgtGCCCAAGTTGAAATTGCTTAGGTGAGTCATTTTCTCAGACTTCAGACAGCTCCCCTTAAAGCCACAGGTGGGTCCATATAGCAGTTTTGACAGGTAGAACAGGTCCTCACATGATTGGTTTCCTGAAAATATCCTTAAAGTTTGAGACTCTGTTTTTGATTGTTTGCTTCTTTCCTTTAAGATTCCTCCCAAGGATGGCTGTCCTGGATTTGCAACCTTATCGTCATCTTCCTCGTCTACATCTGCACCTTTGTAACTTTTCCAATATCCGGGTGGTTTGTACTGAAAGTAAGCTGAAACTGTCTCTCATCAGTATCTCCCACAGCATGTCTGCTCaatttttcagaataaaaacaaacagctgtgattCATGTCGTGTGTAGACGGTGCCAAACTACCAGAGGATAGTTGTGTTTCGTCTGGGTCGAGTGTGTCCACCAAAGGGGCCTGGTATTGTCCTTGTGCTGCCCCTCATTGACCAGTGGCAGAGAGTTGACCTACGCACCCGTGCTTTCAACATCCCTCCCTGCCAGGTAAACAGCTATAAACCGTTTCTCATTACTTCGCTATTGGGATGGACAGTTTGTTCAACTCCCCGAGACGGTGCCAAACtaccatcagtgtgtgagtgtcaggTAGTAGGACAGACAGTTTCCAATAATAAGGTTAAGTTAACCAGATTAAATCAGCATTTCTGTTAGTGgtgtgtgatttattttgtcctGCAGGTGGCACTATTGGTGCACTGTTGATCAGTGTGAAAGTGGAGACAGTAAACAGATACTGGGAGaactgtgtgtgctgaatgCTTTGTTTTTAGTCTTGTGTCTTCCCTCTCATGTCTACATTGGTTAGCCTTTCAGTCTTTCTCCCCCATGCACTtcggagagaggagaggtgtcAAGCTCATGTCACTTGTTTCTCAGTGGAGCCTAGACACTCCTTGTGAGCAGTCAGCGTTTGTCAGCTGTTCATTCAGTCTCACACGGTGAATTTTGCTGCGTCAACACCAGCTTTAAGAATGAAGAGGAGATCTCtgtatattatttttttctgacaaacatTAAATTAACAGCActcaaatgaaatgtatttctCCCATTGTAGGTGACTACTCAGGATGGCGGTGTGATGTCAGTTGGAGCAGACATTCAGTTCAGGATCTGGAACCCTGTCATGTCAGTAGTATCAGTCCAGGACCTGAACGCCTCAACCAGGATGACGGCACAGAATGCTTTGACCCACAGCCTGGTCAAGAAGACTGTCAGGGAGATCCAAACTGAGAGAGTGAAACTGGGAGAATATCTCGGGGTGAGACTACACTGGAGCTACTCTCTGCTGGTTTTTCACTGTGTCACGTCACACTTACATCCTTTCTTGCTCGGTACAGATGGATATAAATGAGTTGACTCAGCACTGGGGGCTGGAGGTGGACAGGGTAGAGCTCACCCTGGGCTCATTACTTAAAGCACCAGATGAAGGCCCTTCTGGACCCCTCATCATGCCTCCCTCTGTGCCTGGACTGGAGGGTCTCACTGGCCCTATTCAGCAGTTGGCCATGCACTTTCTGGGCCACAGTGGCAATTCACAGCATCAACGAGGTACGgccccacacacatgcaacagtTTCTGTACAACATTTATCCATTATGATCCTGTTGTTTAATACATCTGTGGCTTTCACTCCTCAGAGGACAGGATCACTTTTACAGATGAGCTCAGCAGTGCCCCCACCACACCAGGTTCTGTTGAAGAGCTGCTCGGCGGCGTCAAGCTCCTGCTCTCTGAAACTTTGGTCCGCCAGGTTGGGGCCTGCTTCCAGTTTGACATAACCTCGGAAGACGGACAGCATCACAGTTACTACGTGGATTTGAGCCAAGGTGATGGTTCATATAAATTTGTCACAGTTATAAACCATTCTCATTCAGTCCAGCTACCGAAGTTTTGCTAAATCTGTTTAATGATGCTCAAATGTTCGAGGTCAACAGAAACAACTGCACAGTTTCATCAGTGTCTGCATCGCTCTGTGTGTGATCTGTAGGTAGCGGTGCAGCTGGAGCAGGGTCCTTGTGCAGAGAGCCAGATGTGACACTGAGTATGAGTGACAGCGACCTTCTGGCCATGTTCCAGGGCGAGCTACGACCATTTGCTGCTTACACCAGTGGCAGACTTAAAATCCAGGGAGATATTAAGACTGCCATGAAGCTGGAAGAAGTCATAAAGCTGCTTAAAAAATAGTGATGATAGTAACATTTGTAAAGATATTTATTAAATCCATGATTTTTAACTGTAAATGGTGTTCATGTGTGCCGATTAACATTTGTTAACTGAATTTCTGTTATGGCCTTGTCTTTTTTCACACATCCAAGGAAATTCTTGTTTGCAAAGACAAACTTTGTGATGATCTTAAGgcctgattttattttcatagttttaaTAATTTAAAGACGCTTTTACAGAAAGATGATCACATTGTGTGTTGATACGAGATAAAATATTCAGTAACTAACGAGCTCAACTTACAGAAActgctgtgatgtgatgaggCTACAAAGTTCAACTGGAGAGCCTTGATCAGCACAGTAAGGGGGGCTGACTATTTAGACCAGCCTCCTTGTTTTGCACCAGATGTCCCTGGGAGAGCCAGAGTAGCGGCTGAAGGTAGAGCAGAGTGAGCTTTTTATGTTGTCAGGATGGCCAAGTGGAGTGTGTGGCGCAGCCCTGCGATGCTGCCCCTGTGCTGGGTTGAAGCGCTGACAACATCAGGCGtgcgctgcagcagcagtataCCAGTGGTCAGACAGGCGTACTCAGAGAGCGGCAGCATTGTCAGGCCTTTCAGTGAGATTCCTGGACTCTGGAAGAATGGCGTGGCCAACTTATACAATTTCTGGAAACTGGATGGCTTCAGAAACCTTCACCGTATCATGCTGCAGAACTTCAACACGTTTGGACCTATTTACAGGTACGGATGGGAAAACAGTTTGCATAAATCTCAGAAGATTACGATTAATGCATGACTCTAATAGTCTCCTGCAGTCTGAAATAAACCACAAGCCAACAAAAGAAATGACTTTGAAGTATGTCACTACTTGTTCATGAAATATAGTTGTGACTGACAATCCACAAGGTCGTGTTCTCTAAAAGCAAGCAGCTGGTGTGGTGTTCTCACCCcgttttcttcctctgactttctgtatttcagagagaaaatagGTTATTATGAAAGTGTAAATATCATCAATCCTGAAGATGCTGCTATCCTGTTCAAAGCAGAGGGCCATTATCCCAAAAGGCTGAAGGTGGAAGCCTGGACATCATACAGAGACTACAGGAATCGAAAATATGGAGTTTTACTAAAGTATGTGCCGTTATTATCCACATTTACCCATATAGATTCCATTTTACCAGTATTTTGACACTGATGGAACCAAGGGTGTGAGATTAAGTACCCTGATTTCCCCTCCAGGGCATTAATAAAGTTTCATCTTGTCTTAAGATTGTGCTCACTAGTTGCTTTGCTAGTGTACGTTGAAATCTGTAGAAGAAAATGGAATACCTTatagttttattttctcttgatAATGTCTTTTTGCACCTTGATTAAGTGTCAGCCTTTCTGTCTGAGACCGTCAGACTACATTCTTTCGCTCACTCAATCTTTCCACAGGAATGGAGAAGACTGGAGATCAAACCGTGTGATTCTCAACAAGGAGGTAATTTCCCCAAAGGTGCTGGAAAATTTCGTGCCTTTACTGGAAGAAGTGGGCGAGGATTTTGTGGCCAGAGTTCACAAAAAGATAAAGCGGAGCGGTCAGAACAAATGGACCACTGACCTTTCTCAAGAACTCTTTAAATATGCACTGGAGTGTAAGATTGCCTTTAAGATCACTCTTGATATTATATATTgaagtttcatttatttcacgGCCTGTGTAGGCAAGTGCCCTTTTTTTGATTCACATATGTCTTTGTCTCATGTGGATTCTGTCCTACACAGCCGTGAGCTCAGTGCTGTATGGTGAGCGTTTGGGTTTGATGCTGGACTACATCGACCCTGAAGCACAGCATTTCATTGACTGCATCACCCTCATGTTCAAGACTACTTCCCCCATGCTGTACATACCTCCTGGTCTGTTGCGACAGATTGGAGCGAAGGTGTGGCGGGACCACGTGCAGGCCTGGGATGGGATCTTCAACCAAGGTAGGATTCAGAACAACCAGGATGAGCATTTAGGGGAATCATGGGGTTATTTGTTGCACTGTATATGGTGCAGTTtcttattttgttcattttgtcataTCAGCGGACCGTTGCATCCATAACATCTACAGGCAGTTACGTCAGGAGACCGGCACTCCAAAG
This sequence is a window from Chaetodon trifascialis isolate fChaTrf1 chromosome 10, fChaTrf1.hap1, whole genome shotgun sequence. Protein-coding genes within it:
- the stoml1 gene encoding stomatin-like protein 1, with amino-acid sequence MFSRYYQPLPQRDSTSPRTPGLFVDTDGFTRRGHHRGLSFDNMPDVSGNSFTDSSQGWLSWICNLIVIFLVYICTFVTFPISGWFVLKTVPNYQRIVVFRLGRVCPPKGPGIVLVLPLIDQWQRVDLRTRAFNIPPCQVTTQDGGVMSVGADIQFRIWNPVMSVVSVQDLNASTRMTAQNALTHSLVKKTVREIQTERVKLGEYLGMDINELTQHWGLEVDRVELTLGSLLKAPDEGPSGPLIMPPSVPGLEGLTGPIQQLAMHFLGHSGNSQHQREDRITFTDELSSAPTTPGSVEELLGGVKLLLSETLVRQVGACFQFDITSEDGQHHSYYVDLSQGSGAAGAGSLCREPDVTLSMSDSDLLAMFQGELRPFAAYTSGRLKIQGDIKTAMKLEEVIKLLKK
- the cyp11a1.2 gene encoding cholesterol side-chain cleavage enzyme, mitochondrial, yielding MAKWSVWRSPAMLPLCWVEALTTSGVRCSSSIPVVRQAYSESGSIVRPFSEIPGLWKNGVANLYNFWKLDGFRNLHRIMLQNFNTFGPIYREKIGYYESVNIINPEDAAILFKAEGHYPKRLKVEAWTSYRDYRNRKYGVLLKNGEDWRSNRVILNKEVISPKVLENFVPLLEEVGEDFVARVHKKIKRSGQNKWTTDLSQELFKYALESVSSVLYGERLGLMLDYIDPEAQHFIDCITLMFKTTSPMLYIPPGLLRQIGAKVWRDHVQAWDGIFNQADRCIHNIYRQLRQETGTPKKYPGVLASLLMLDKLSIEDIKASITELMAGGVDTTSITLLWTLYELARHPNLQEELRAEVAAARAESQGDMLEMLRRIPLVKAALKETLRLHPVAVSLQRYIAEDIIIQNYHIPAGTLVQLGLYAMGRDPKVFFRPEQYQPSRWLRTETHYFRSLGFGFGPRQCLGRRIAEAEMQIFLIHMLENFRVEKQRHVEVQSTFELILLPEKPIILTLKPLNTGR